One window from the genome of Acinetobacter sp. ANC 7912 encodes:
- the cysM gene encoding cysteine synthase CysM, with the protein MSNTTPDFQADEFLLDHYVGKTPLVRLQRLASHTQATVLAKLEGNNPAGSVKDRPAYNMIMQAEKRGQIKPGDTLIEATSGNTGIALAMVAAMRGYKMKLIMPDNMSQERKDAMRAYGAELIEVTKEQGMEGARDLALQMEKEGKGLVLNQFGNPDNVEAHYLTTGPEIWQQTGGKITHFVSSMGTTGTIMGVSKYLKEMNPDIQIVGLQPSDGSSIAGIRRWPEEYLPTIFDRSRVDRIIDIPQIEAERTMRKLAQKEGISAGTSSGGAVWASIKLAEENPGAVIVCIICDRGDRYLSTGLFSVQDPE; encoded by the coding sequence ATGAGTAATACCACCCCTGATTTTCAAGCTGACGAATTTTTACTAGACCACTATGTAGGCAAAACGCCGCTGGTGCGTTTACAGCGTCTGGCTAGTCACACTCAAGCGACAGTGTTAGCAAAGCTCGAAGGCAATAACCCTGCAGGTTCGGTGAAAGACCGCCCAGCCTACAACATGATCATGCAAGCGGAAAAGCGCGGCCAGATCAAGCCGGGCGATACCTTGATTGAGGCGACGAGTGGGAATACAGGGATTGCCTTGGCTATGGTTGCAGCGATGCGCGGCTATAAAATGAAGTTGATCATGCCGGATAACATGAGCCAGGAACGTAAGGACGCGATGCGTGCTTATGGCGCTGAACTGATTGAAGTGACCAAAGAGCAGGGTATGGAAGGTGCACGTGATCTGGCCCTGCAAATGGAAAAAGAAGGTAAAGGTCTGGTGCTGAACCAGTTCGGTAATCCGGACAATGTGGAAGCGCATTACCTGACTACGGGGCCGGAAATCTGGCAACAGACTGGCGGCAAGATCACCCATTTTGTCAGCTCAATGGGTACCACAGGCACTATCATGGGTGTATCCAAATACCTGAAAGAAATGAATCCGGATATCCAGATTGTGGGTTTGCAACCGTCTGACGGTTCAAGCATTGCCGGGATCCGTCGCTGGCCGGAAGAATATCTGCCAACCATTTTCGACCGCAGTCGTGTCGATCGTATTATAGACATCCCACAGATTGAAGCAGAACGTACCATGCGTAAGCTGGCACAGAAAGAAGGGATTAGTGCCGGGACTTCATCTGGCGGTGCGGTATGGGCATCGATCAAATTGGCAGAAGAAAATCCGGGTGCAGTGATCGTGTGTATTATTTGTGACCGCGGTGACCGTTATCTGTCTACCGGGTTATTCTCTGTCCAAGATCCTGAATAA
- a CDS encoding 3'-5' exonuclease produces MRLPVLTFDIETQTDLKSGAHLFGLDLPEESLDQALTKLRRQESGSDFQRLPLHEIVCISGLWVDEQGMKLFSFSREQHSEAEILRKFLSIFDKRHPTLVSWNGSQFDLPVILYRSMYHGLSAPSLFDQGEIDTQKRYNNYQNRYHQRHIDLMDVMAMFHARHFQKLDDVAHLLGYPGKRGDGGYHVPEYVRNQEWLKLTSYCEGDVLNTWLVYIRWLLLKGQLLLPDYQHLVQSTIQYLQTQPQHADFLSVWRETSQRTEFTRFDFPIST; encoded by the coding sequence ATGCGTTTGCCTGTTTTAACGTTTGATATCGAAACCCAGACTGATTTGAAGTCAGGCGCGCATCTGTTCGGTCTGGATCTGCCTGAAGAAAGCCTGGATCAGGCCTTGACCAAATTACGCCGTCAGGAGTCGGGTTCAGACTTTCAGCGTTTGCCGCTGCATGAAATTGTCTGTATTTCCGGCCTGTGGGTAGACGAGCAGGGCATGAAGCTGTTCTCCTTTAGCCGGGAACAGCATTCAGAAGCGGAAATTTTAAGAAAATTTTTATCGATTTTCGACAAGCGTCATCCAACGCTGGTCAGCTGGAATGGCTCACAATTTGATCTTCCGGTCATTCTGTACCGTTCCATGTATCATGGCCTGTCTGCGCCAAGCCTATTCGATCAGGGCGAAATTGATACGCAAAAGCGCTATAATAACTACCAGAATCGTTACCACCAGCGTCATATTGACCTGATGGATGTGATGGCCATGTTTCATGCCCGTCATTTCCAGAAACTGGATGATGTGGCACATTTGCTCGGTTATCCTGGCAAGCGCGGTGATGGCGGCTACCATGTGCCCGAATATGTCCGTAACCAAGAATGGCTCAAGCTGACCAGCTATTGCGAAGGTGATGTGCTGAATACCTGGCTGGTCTATATTCGCTGGCTGTTGCTAAAGGGACAGTTATTGCTGCCTGATTACCAACACTTGGTGCAAAGTACGATTCAATATCTGCAGACACAGCCGCAACATGCAGATTTTTTATCAGTCTGGCGTGAAACCTCACAACGAACTGAATTTACCCGTTTTGATTTTCCCATCTCCACATAG
- the rlmD gene encoding 23S rRNA (uracil(1939)-C(5))-methyltransferase RlmD: MKHRAQPRPKQHPEYIFKVESLSHEGRGIAHYGSHPDHPAEKHGKKVFIRYALPGETVRARITREVKKLEEADSLELLSEASTIRVEPVCPHFGICGGCSMQHIDPDAQIELKQNVLKSHLEHFAGIQPDEWLPPLRSLREDYRRKARIGVRYLPSKDKLVVGFRESQSNKLTSIDRCMILDREFGSVTRLKQLLQSLNGKADIGHIELAMGDQEIALVVRETATLAEQDVNLLRDFALKKGWQLYLQPAGQHQLRRVDQPQLPARLHYRLDEFDVEFGFDPLDFTQVNSTVNPQMVRLACDLLQLQPGESVLDLFCGLGNFSLPLARCVGASGKVVGVEGSEEMVQRGAENARLNGIAHLSFYAQDLTQDFSHHSWANQGFDALLIDPPRSGAAEVMQYVPKFGAKRIVYVSCNPATLARDAGLLVQQGYRLSKAGVMDMFTHTGHVESIALFEQEN; encoded by the coding sequence ATGAAACATCGAGCTCAACCACGGCCCAAGCAGCATCCCGAGTATATTTTCAAGGTTGAGTCACTATCGCACGAGGGACGTGGCATTGCTCACTATGGTTCGCATCCGGACCATCCTGCCGAAAAGCACGGCAAAAAAGTCTTTATCCGTTATGCATTGCCGGGCGAAACTGTTCGCGCCCGCATTACCCGTGAAGTAAAGAAGCTGGAAGAAGCTGATTCGCTTGAATTACTGAGCGAAGCCTCCACTATTCGGGTAGAGCCAGTCTGTCCGCATTTTGGGATCTGTGGCGGTTGCAGCATGCAGCACATTGACCCGGATGCACAGATTGAGCTGAAGCAGAATGTACTGAAATCACATCTGGAACATTTTGCCGGCATCCAGCCGGATGAATGGCTGCCACCGCTTCGTTCATTGCGTGAAGATTACCGTCGCAAGGCACGCATTGGCGTCCGTTATTTACCAAGCAAAGACAAGCTGGTGGTAGGTTTCCGGGAAAGTCAGAGCAATAAGCTGACCTCAATTGATCGCTGTATGATCCTCGATCGTGAGTTTGGATCAGTTACACGCCTTAAACAATTGCTCCAAAGTCTAAATGGTAAGGCAGACATTGGTCATATAGAATTGGCGATGGGGGATCAGGAAATTGCGCTGGTGGTTCGTGAAACAGCAACTTTAGCGGAACAGGATGTCAACCTTTTACGTGATTTTGCGTTAAAGAAAGGATGGCAGCTGTATCTCCAGCCGGCAGGGCAGCATCAGCTTCGCCGGGTGGATCAGCCACAGTTGCCAGCACGTTTACACTATCGTCTGGATGAGTTTGATGTTGAATTTGGCTTTGATCCGCTAGATTTTACCCAAGTGAATTCCACTGTGAACCCGCAAATGGTACGTCTGGCATGTGATTTGCTACAACTACAACCAGGAGAAAGCGTTCTGGATCTGTTTTGTGGATTAGGAAACTTTTCTTTGCCGCTTGCGCGCTGTGTTGGTGCGAGTGGAAAAGTGGTTGGTGTTGAAGGTAGTGAGGAAATGGTGCAGCGTGGTGCAGAAAATGCCAGACTGAATGGTATTGCACACCTTTCATTCTATGCTCAAGACCTTACCCAAGATTTTTCGCATCATTCCTGGGCAAATCAGGGCTTTGACGCGTTGCTGATTGATCCTCCGCGTTCCGGCGCAGCAGAAGTCATGCAATATGTGCCGAAGTTTGGTGCTAAAAGAATCGTTTATGTATCATGTAATCCTGCGACTCTAGCCAGAGATGCCGGCTTGCTGGTACAACAGGGATATCGCCTCAGTAAGGCAGGTGTGATGGACATGTTCACCCACACCGGTCATGTTGAATCGATTGCCCTGTTCGAACAAGAAAATTAA
- a CDS encoding bifunctional (p)ppGpp synthetase/guanosine-3',5'-bis(diphosphate) 3'-pyrophosphohydrolase, giving the protein MVTVREQLPGRLNELSQETTVEHADQAQQDLTEWLDRVRGILDGAPLKQLEEVAHLTLEKELETTVQHRSNTFYTGIEMADILAHLHVDEDTLSAAMLYRSVREGVTSLQEVQEKFGDQVHALVKGTLSMGKLSELIENNKRLEDHFNNNQREHLTGIYKMLISVTEDVRVVLIKLAERTYALRELAKSPRDRQERVAREILTIYSPLAHRLGIAQLKWELEDLAFRYLAPERYKEIASLLNEKRLEREQYIQFVIEKLRTELAQNGIEAEISGRVKHIYSIYRKMKSKNLSFDQLYDIRAVRVLVNSVPECYHTLGIVHQIWRHIPHQFDDYITNPKANGYRSLHTAVIAENKSLEVQIRTHAMHEEAELGVCSHFNYKEGAKTTDHSFNHRLHSLRAVLEHYQERNEASAHKEEEAEAENLEQIQDFEGFEKIYVFSRDGDIKELPRGSTVLDFAYHVHTEVGNKCYAARVNQRYVPLTYTLKTGEQVEILTKKDREPNRDWLVNSLGYIKTARARDKLRHWFRQQDRSKNLEVGREILNKELSRLAIHPKSIDLGDYCSHFNVKTGEDILIGLVNGDISLHALINQVNRHMHLDQDEPELVLKPALNPRASHTLSAHGILIDGLDNVELHVAQCCQPVHGESIAGYITLNRGVSIHKVACPDYVRMISQEPERAVEADWEMQPTRGQSVQIVVEAYDRRGLLKDLTQVIFADQINIRQVNTISEADGIANMKLLIEVKGLAQLSKLLARLEQQPGIISARRLVQGS; this is encoded by the coding sequence ATGGTCACAGTGCGTGAACAATTACCTGGCCGACTAAATGAGTTGTCTCAGGAAACGACTGTAGAGCATGCCGATCAAGCCCAACAGGATCTGACCGAATGGCTGGATCGTGTGCGTGGCATTTTAGATGGGGCTCCACTGAAGCAGCTCGAAGAAGTTGCCCATTTGACATTAGAAAAAGAGCTAGAAACCACGGTTCAACATCGTTCCAATACCTTCTATACGGGTATTGAAATGGCAGATATTCTGGCGCACCTGCATGTGGATGAGGATACCTTGTCCGCAGCCATGCTATATCGTTCGGTACGTGAAGGGGTGACTTCGCTGCAGGAAGTGCAGGAAAAATTCGGCGATCAGGTACATGCCTTGGTCAAAGGTACCCTGTCGATGGGTAAACTTTCTGAATTGATTGAGAACAACAAGCGCCTGGAAGACCATTTCAATAATAACCAACGGGAACATCTCACCGGCATTTATAAAATGCTGATCTCGGTGACGGAAGATGTCCGTGTCGTGCTGATCAAACTGGCGGAACGTACCTATGCACTGCGTGAACTGGCGAAATCACCACGGGATCGTCAGGAGCGTGTGGCACGCGAGATTCTAACCATCTACTCGCCACTGGCACACCGTTTGGGTATTGCCCAGCTGAAATGGGAGCTGGAAGATCTGGCTTTCCGTTACCTGGCACCAGAACGCTATAAAGAAATCGCGTCATTGCTGAATGAAAAGCGTTTGGAGCGTGAACAGTACATTCAGTTTGTGATTGAAAAACTGCGTACTGAGCTGGCACAAAACGGCATTGAGGCCGAGATCAGCGGCCGGGTTAAACACATTTATTCGATTTATCGAAAAATGAAGAGTAAAAACCTGAGTTTTGACCAGCTCTATGATATCCGTGCCGTTCGTGTACTGGTGAATTCAGTACCTGAGTGTTATCACACTCTCGGGATTGTGCATCAGATTTGGCGTCATATTCCGCACCAGTTCGATGACTATATTACCAACCCGAAAGCCAATGGTTATCGCTCGCTGCATACTGCAGTCATTGCAGAAAACAAATCGCTGGAAGTGCAAATCCGTACCCATGCCATGCATGAGGAGGCGGAGCTAGGCGTATGTTCGCACTTCAACTATAAGGAAGGTGCGAAAACTACCGACCATTCCTTCAATCATCGTTTGCATTCCCTACGTGCGGTACTGGAGCATTACCAGGAGCGTAATGAGGCTAGTGCGCATAAAGAGGAAGAAGCGGAAGCTGAGAATCTTGAACAGATTCAGGATTTTGAAGGCTTTGAAAAAATCTATGTATTCAGCCGTGATGGTGATATCAAGGAACTACCACGTGGTTCAACGGTTCTGGATTTTGCCTATCACGTACATACCGAAGTTGGGAACAAGTGCTATGCAGCACGCGTGAACCAGCGTTATGTGCCGCTGACCTATACCCTGAAAACCGGTGAGCAGGTCGAGATTCTGACCAAGAAAGACCGTGAGCCAAACCGTGACTGGCTGGTGAACTCGCTTGGTTATATCAAGACAGCCCGTGCACGTGACAAACTGCGTCACTGGTTCCGTCAGCAGGATCGTAGCAAGAATCTGGAAGTGGGGCGTGAAATTCTCAATAAAGAACTTTCACGTCTGGCGATTCACCCGAAATCAATCGATTTGGGAGATTATTGCAGCCACTTCAATGTTAAAACCGGTGAAGATATCCTGATTGGTCTGGTCAATGGGGATATCAGCCTGCATGCCCTGATTAATCAGGTGAATCGTCATATGCATCTGGATCAGGATGAGCCTGAGCTGGTGTTGAAGCCAGCGCTGAATCCACGTGCCAGTCATACACTTTCTGCACATGGTATCCTGATTGATGGTCTGGATAATGTGGAACTACATGTCGCTCAATGCTGTCAGCCAGTACATGGTGAGTCTATTGCGGGTTATATCACGCTAAATCGTGGGGTGAGCATCCATAAGGTGGCTTGTCCGGATTATGTGCGTATGATTTCGCAGGAACCAGAACGTGCGGTAGAAGCGGATTGGGAAATGCAGCCGACCCGTGGTCAAAGCGTACAGATTGTGGTGGAAGCTTATGACCGCCGTGGCCTGTTGAAAGACTTGACCCAGGTGATCTTCGCCGATCAGATCAATATCCGTCAGGTGAATACCATTTCCGAAGCGGATGGTATTGCCAATATGAAACTGCTGATCGAAGTTAAAGGTTTGGCACAGTTGTCCAAGCTGCTGGCACGTTTGGAACAGCAGCCGGGTATTATCAGTGCCCGTCGTTTGGTGCAAGGTAGTTAA
- a CDS encoding beta-ketoacyl synthase chain length factor: MIRLHMSDLIQSQANTTYPALEKIPAMQRRRLSAIAKIALNSAIQALEGQSVDYIIWVSQYGDEHKTLSILNDVLQDQTPSPTQFSTSVHNAISGLYSILCQDATPATSLAGSWNDALVEAYAWLKTCQNQNVRVLVVYYDEPLPVIYRDFQVFDAFSMAAVLSLNQPNLEIDLSQYSAPAYYFQEAQTFQAFWQGSEHSKLAWQKC; encoded by the coding sequence ATGATCAGACTTCACATGTCTGACCTGATACAGAGTCAGGCAAACACGACATATCCTGCCTTGGAAAAAATTCCCGCTATGCAGCGCCGTCGATTATCTGCAATTGCAAAAATCGCGCTGAATAGTGCGATCCAAGCACTAGAAGGTCAAAGCGTCGACTATATTATTTGGGTATCTCAATATGGCGATGAGCACAAAACCCTTAGTATCTTGAATGATGTCCTGCAGGACCAAACCCCATCACCGACCCAGTTTTCTACTTCTGTGCATAATGCCATTTCAGGACTGTATTCAATTCTGTGTCAGGATGCGACCCCAGCGACTAGTCTGGCAGGGTCATGGAATGATGCCTTGGTTGAGGCCTATGCCTGGTTAAAAACTTGCCAGAACCAAAATGTACGGGTGCTTGTGGTATATTATGATGAGCCTCTACCGGTGATCTATCGTGATTTTCAGGTATTCGATGCCTTTTCCATGGCGGCTGTCTTGTCTTTGAATCAACCCAATCTTGAAATTGATCTTTCCCAATATTCCGCACCTGCTTACTATTTTCAGGAAGCACAGACTTTTCAGGCTTTCTGGCAGGGTTCAGAGCACAGCAAACTTGCGTGGCAAAAATGTTGA
- a CDS encoding 1-acyl-sn-glycerol-3-phosphate acyltransferase: protein MLKLQQIKQKANYVWRVGATGFSFASFGIGGIAIGSLLAPIIKLTEQDPELRQQKTQQLIKYSFKGFTEMMVKLGIMTYEVEGLEKLEHSHQELVIANHPTLIDVVVLIGLMERANCVVKQALWANPFTKGPVQNAGYILNAGSEQFIQDCVSRLQEDRAASLLIFPEGTRTAKGQLLNDFQRGAANIALRAHVPIRPVMISCTPSTLTKNEKWYHIPSEPFHIKVRVLDALEIDELIDDVSVNQKNVRHLSQKLQQFFNQELLKNEQSC from the coding sequence ATGTTGAAATTGCAGCAGATTAAACAAAAAGCCAATTATGTCTGGCGTGTTGGTGCGACAGGCTTTAGTTTCGCCAGTTTTGGGATAGGCGGAATTGCGATTGGTAGCCTGCTTGCTCCAATTATTAAACTGACAGAACAGGACCCTGAGTTACGCCAGCAAAAGACCCAGCAGCTGATCAAGTACAGCTTTAAGGGCTTTACGGAAATGATGGTCAAGCTGGGTATCATGACCTATGAAGTCGAAGGGCTGGAAAAGCTGGAACATAGTCATCAGGAACTAGTGATTGCTAATCATCCAACCCTAATTGATGTGGTGGTGCTGATCGGGTTGATGGAACGCGCCAACTGTGTGGTCAAGCAGGCACTTTGGGCGAACCCGTTTACTAAGGGACCGGTGCAGAACGCCGGTTATATCCTGAATGCAGGATCGGAGCAGTTCATTCAGGATTGTGTCAGCCGTCTGCAAGAAGACCGAGCTGCTTCTTTGCTAATTTTTCCGGAAGGCACACGTACTGCCAAAGGTCAATTATTGAATGACTTTCAGCGTGGAGCTGCTAATATTGCGCTCCGTGCCCATGTGCCTATTCGTCCAGTGATGATTAGCTGTACGCCGTCGACATTGACCAAAAATGAAAAGTGGTATCACATTCCATCAGAACCTTTTCATATCAAGGTTCGGGTACTGGATGCCTTAGAGATTGATGAGCTGATTGATGATGTTTCTGTGAATCAGAAAAATGTCCGTCACCTGAGTCAAAAATTACAGCAGTTTTTTAACCAAGAGTTATTGAAAAATGAGCAATCTTGCTGA
- a CDS encoding phosphopantetheine-binding protein produces MSNLADELKQMIIDVLALEYITVDDIETEAPLFGDGLGLDSIDALELGLALKKRYNIHLNAESAETKQHFQSIQSLVALVEAQQTA; encoded by the coding sequence ATGAGCAATCTTGCTGATGAATTAAAGCAAATGATTATTGATGTTCTCGCGCTTGAATACATCACAGTGGATGATATTGAAACCGAAGCGCCTTTGTTCGGAGATGGTCTGGGACTCGACTCAATTGATGCTCTCGAACTCGGTTTGGCGCTGAAAAAACGTTATAACATTCACTTGAATGCGGAATCAGCTGAGACCAAACAGCATTTCCAATCAATTCAAAGCCTGGTTGCTTTGGTTGAAGCACAACAGACAGCATAA
- a CDS encoding acyl carrier protein, whose protein sequence is MLTQEQVLEKLREWMEELFEIEPEDVQLNSNLATDLDVDSIDAIDLVVKIKELTGKQVNPEDFKNVRTVQDVVTVIQNMSAA, encoded by the coding sequence ATGCTTACTCAAGAACAAGTACTCGAAAAACTGCGCGAGTGGATGGAAGAGCTTTTTGAAATCGAACCTGAAGATGTGCAGCTTAACTCTAACTTGGCAACTGATCTAGATGTTGACAGTATTGATGCGATCGACTTGGTCGTGAAAATCAAAGAGTTGACGGGTAAACAAGTGAATCCGGAGGACTTTAAAAATGTCCGTACGGTTCAGGATGTGGTTACTGTCATCCAGAACATGTCAGCTGCATGA
- a CDS encoding septation protein IspZ, with translation MKHLLRGIVITGLVLYPFLVGYGLAQGYFAWISILLIVLGALRLFSKGNTLLWPLTGFAILCGGLSLILKDQNWLKLYPVFMSIGSCMIFASTLLRPPSMIERFARLAEPDLPPEGVVWTKKVTVVWCGFFILNAAIALYTVYFAPTRIWALYNGFISYMFMGSLLLGEYVLRKRQQRLHQQQE, from the coding sequence ATGAAACATCTTCTAAGAGGGATAGTGATTACCGGTTTGGTGCTCTATCCCTTTTTAGTGGGCTATGGACTGGCACAAGGATATTTTGCCTGGATCAGTATATTGCTGATTGTGCTGGGAGCACTGCGACTATTCAGCAAAGGCAATACTTTACTGTGGCCCTTGACCGGATTTGCAATTTTATGTGGTGGTCTTAGCTTGATTCTGAAAGATCAAAACTGGCTAAAGCTTTATCCGGTTTTTATGAGCATTGGCTCATGTATGATTTTTGCCAGTACATTGCTTCGACCACCTTCGATGATTGAACGCTTTGCTCGATTGGCAGAGCCAGATTTACCGCCTGAAGGCGTGGTCTGGACTAAAAAGGTCACTGTAGTCTGGTGTGGTTTTTTTATTTTGAATGCCGCCATTGCCCTGTATACCGTATATTTTGCGCCAACACGGATTTGGGCGCTGTATAACGGTTTTATCTCCTATATGTTCATGGGAAGTTTGTTACTTGGGGAATATGTCTTGCGTAAGCGGCAGCAACGTCTGCATCAGCAGCAAGAATAG
- a CDS encoding AMP-binding protein: protein MSCHFKHHVNSSRLLCVKADLTPVSFQNFWQDVQQQAAQIQPLASSIWALWEQDSYEFLVLFFAALQAGKQVLLPPNRVSELERELAAEQIHFLKRFELQHDSDAIQLNLDDAFLSQAQVYFYTSGSTGQPKKIPRTLEQLFNEVAGLDASFSLPADTIAIATVSHQHIYGLLFKLLWPLASGRSFYQHQLAFPEDVADIQQKIAGFQRPNYVISSPALLKRWTTDVLLQDCLLVYSSGGKLDAGVRPYLNSPITEVFGSSETGGIAHRQADDALWTPFANVEVGTGEQSELVVRADHAYSQDWILTGDKVELTDSENLKSTFKLLGRLDRIVKLEEKRLSLDAIEQSLLTVEGVQQSHVLVYEKEHRQILAAVVVLTEAARAELIALGKAKFAAQLKAQLVNKLESMAIPRQWRFLSQMPQNAQSKLNKQYLKSLFSPMQLPVVLEHQVDEDQISYQLEFTPELECFKGHFPGHPIYPGVGQIGFIQHFARQNWADLHWCSGFEQLKFQDLIRPYMAVHLTLKRKAHKVSFELQLRDKTLASGRLLFALEQQQPQVTG from the coding sequence ATGTCTTGTCACTTTAAGCACCATGTAAATTCATCACGCCTGCTTTGTGTAAAAGCAGATCTGACGCCTGTTTCTTTTCAGAATTTCTGGCAGGATGTACAACAGCAGGCGGCTCAGATTCAGCCTTTAGCTTCTTCTATTTGGGCGCTTTGGGAGCAAGATAGCTATGAGTTTCTGGTGCTCTTCTTCGCAGCGCTACAAGCAGGGAAGCAAGTCCTGTTGCCCCCGAACCGGGTCAGTGAACTGGAACGAGAACTGGCAGCTGAACAGATTCATTTTCTAAAGCGTTTTGAGCTACAACATGATTCTGATGCGATCCAGTTGAATTTGGATGATGCATTTTTAAGTCAAGCTCAAGTCTATTTCTATACTTCGGGTTCTACCGGTCAGCCAAAAAAAATTCCACGTACCTTAGAACAACTTTTTAATGAAGTTGCAGGGCTGGATGCCAGCTTTAGCCTGCCAGCAGATACGATTGCGATTGCCACCGTCAGTCATCAGCATATTTATGGCTTGCTATTTAAATTATTGTGGCCTTTAGCCAGTGGTCGCAGTTTTTACCAGCATCAGCTGGCCTTTCCTGAAGATGTAGCTGATATTCAGCAGAAAATTGCTGGATTCCAGCGACCAAACTACGTGATTTCCAGTCCAGCCCTTTTAAAACGCTGGACTACAGATGTGCTGTTGCAAGATTGCCTGCTGGTCTATTCATCCGGGGGCAAGCTGGATGCAGGCGTACGTCCTTATCTGAACAGCCCAATCACTGAAGTTTTTGGCAGCTCAGAAACTGGAGGGATTGCCCATCGACAGGCGGATGATGCCTTATGGACGCCTTTTGCCAACGTTGAAGTTGGCACAGGGGAACAGAGTGAACTCGTGGTTCGTGCTGATCATGCCTATAGTCAAGACTGGATTTTGACGGGTGATAAGGTTGAACTGACTGACTCAGAGAACCTAAAGTCGACATTCAAGTTATTAGGGCGTTTGGACCGGATTGTAAAGCTAGAAGAAAAACGCTTAAGTCTGGATGCCATCGAGCAAAGCCTGTTAACTGTGGAAGGCGTGCAGCAGAGTCATGTGCTAGTGTATGAAAAAGAACACCGTCAGATCCTTGCAGCAGTTGTGGTTTTGACTGAGGCTGCACGTGCAGAACTAATTGCTTTAGGTAAGGCCAAATTTGCGGCGCAATTAAAAGCCCAGCTAGTAAATAAACTAGAAAGCATGGCGATTCCACGTCAGTGGCGCTTCTTGAGCCAGATGCCGCAAAATGCGCAGTCCAAGCTAAATAAACAATATTTGAAATCGTTGTTTTCTCCGATGCAATTACCCGTAGTGCTTGAACATCAGGTGGATGAAGATCAAATCTCCTACCAGCTTGAATTCACACCAGAACTGGAATGTTTCAAGGGGCATTTCCCGGGTCATCCGATATATCCGGGTGTGGGGCAGATTGGCTTTATCCAGCATTTTGCGCGACAAAATTGGGCAGATTTGCACTGGTGTAGTGGTTTTGAACAGTTAAAATTCCAGGATTTGATTCGTCCCTATATGGCAGTTCATCTCACTTTGAAGCGTAAAGCGCATAAAGTCAGTTTTGAGCTGCAACTCAGAGATAAAACTTTGGCATCCGGTCGTCTACTCTTTGCGCTGGAACAGCAACAACCACAGGTGACAGGCTGA
- a CDS encoding glycosyltransferase family 2 protein, with protein sequence MKQCFVIPVYNHPHYLHALVQHLNSFQLPIIMVNDGSGAECTQLLRQIAAENELVDLVEHEVNQGKGKAVITGLFHTAERGFSHALQLDSDGQHDWQDVQRFLDASQQNPEAMVIGQPVFDESVPKKRLYGRYATHIWVWINSLSFDIKDSMCGFRVYPLASTVKILKTAKFQPRMGFDTEILVRLKWDNVPFVNVPTRVIYPENGISHFNVWRDNVGLTKAHSRLFAGMLVRLPKLVYHKVKG encoded by the coding sequence ATGAAACAATGTTTTGTAATTCCGGTATATAACCACCCGCATTATCTGCATGCCTTAGTCCAGCATTTGAATAGCTTTCAGCTGCCGATCATTATGGTGAATGATGGCAGTGGGGCGGAGTGTACTCAGTTGTTGCGTCAGATTGCTGCTGAAAACGAACTGGTTGATCTAGTTGAGCACGAGGTCAATCAAGGTAAAGGTAAAGCGGTCATCACTGGTCTGTTCCATACTGCTGAACGTGGCTTTAGCCATGCTTTGCAGCTGGACTCTGATGGTCAGCATGACTGGCAAGATGTACAGCGTTTTCTGGACGCTTCACAGCAGAACCCGGAAGCAATGGTGATTGGTCAGCCAGTGTTTGATGAATCCGTGCCGAAAAAGCGTCTCTATGGCCGTTATGCAACGCATATCTGGGTGTGGATTAATAGCCTGTCGTTTGATATCAAGGACAGTATGTGCGGTTTCCGGGTCTATCCACTGGCGAGCACGGTCAAAATTCTGAAAACCGCAAAATTCCAGCCACGTATGGGCTTTGATACCGAAATTCTGGTGCGCCTGAAATGGGACAATGTACCATTTGTGAATGTACCGACTCGGGTGATCTATCCTGAAAATGGCATCTCACACTTTAATGTGTGGCGAGACAATGTGGGCCTAACCAAGGCACATTCACGCCTGTTTGCGGGGATGTTAGTTCGTTTACCTAAACTGGTTTATCACAAGGTGAAAGGTTAA